A genomic stretch from Festucalex cinctus isolate MCC-2025b chromosome 13, RoL_Fcin_1.0, whole genome shotgun sequence includes:
- the LOC144000465 gene encoding F-box only protein 40, which produces MPSIRHEHCEQCYAVHCQAPPWLSIGCVVVRCPNGCGASLHACKEDDHRLLCPNETVPCLNAGYGCPLSMPRHRRARHLEACPASVVSCSHEWNRWPVPDNDLTFYRNVSQESERHLDVALALRDQELLFKSIKMRSVFPELTLMDPEDLVGVTREDLCLASGGCTQNGYIEKMEEEASDVASDKLDKESLQNYSSWERIFKKEMNGCEQSQQTSKNVAKKAEGGNQIEPARESSSCENGVSGLAPWQDGVLEKLGKEANISEYNMYLVHNGAMLINFGQLAACTPREKDFVYGSLEPIEVKSVRSFNIPSSYRAKRCHLKDPSRKIKVAHQSVDTADLGVSVEELPKCDEVSATLLCCLEKEFKGHLISESTGMDGLYVNVGTQTYDFDSAPFPSEASLADVIAGKPQCLHVRTESESVTRRHNKTSSAFSYTCGLFFRRNEYPSHFRNVHSDVQAGLGGWFLQRCPLAYLGCTFTQTRFHPDGQTAEVKYHHGVDKLVMRPDIPWELLEDIKTSHHPDHLSQLPLEILQHVAVYLDTFTLSQLSQVSRLMREVCATLLQARGMVSLKWEKKTYSHGGSSWKSRKKVWEFSSLFCPVGRWRFSDVPSMADHLRTCPFYQRERRTQPVALSGLREVGREERR; this is translated from the coding sequence ATGCCCTCGATCCGCCACGAGCACTGCGAGCAGTGTTACGCCGTCCACTGCCAGGCACCACCGTGGCTCTCCATCGGCTGCGTGGTGGTCCGATGCCCCAACGGCTGCGGCGCCTCCCTACACGCCTGCAAGGAGGACGACCACCGCCTCCTGTGCCCCAACGAGACGGTTCCTTGCCTCAACGCCGGATACGGCTGCCCGCTCAGCATGCCGCGGCACCGGCGAGCCCGTCACCTGGAGGCATGCCCCGCCAGCGTGGTCAGCTGCTCTCACGAGTGGAACCGCTGGCCCGTTCCCGACAATGACCTGACGTTCTACAGAAATGTGTCCCAAGAAAGCGAACGGCACCTTGATGTCGCCTTGGCGCTGAGGGATCAAGAACTGCTGTTTAAGTCGATCAAGATGAGAAGCGTTTTCCCTGAGTTGACGCTGATGGATCCTGAAGATTTAGTTGGGGTCACAAGGGAGGATTTATGTTTAGCCTCTGGTGGATGTACACAGAATGGCTACATAGAGAAGATGGAAGAGGAAGCAAGTGACGTGGCAAGCGATAAGTTGGACAAGGAAAGTCTTCAGAACTACAGCTCCTGGGAGAGAATATTCAAGAAGGAGATGAACGGTTGCGAGCAGAGTCAGCAGACGAGCAAAAATGTTGCGAAAAAGGCAGAGGGGGGAAATCAAATCGAGCCGGCGAGAGAAAGTTCCTCATGTGAGAACGGAGTCTCTGGCCTGGCCCCTTGGCAGGACGGCGTCTTGGAGAAGTTGGGCAAGGAGGCCAACATCAGTGAGTACAACATGTACCTGGTGCACAACGGAGCCATGCTCATCAACTTCGGACAGCTCGCCGCCTGCACCCCGAGGGAGAAGGACTTTGTTTACGGTAGCTTGGAACCCATCGAAGTGAAGTCCGTTCGGTCCTTCAACATTCCCAGCAGCTATCGAGCCAAGCGCTGCCACCTGAAGGACCCCAGTCGCAAGATCAAGGTCGCGCACCAGAGCGTGGACACGGCGGATCTGGGAGTCTCGGTGGAAGAGCTCCCCAAGTGCGACGAGGTGAGCGCCACGCTGCTGTGCTGTCTGGAGAAAGAATTCAAAGGGCATCTCATTTCTGAGAGCACCGGTATGGACGGCCTGTACGTCAACGTCGGGACGCAGACGTACGACTTTGATTCCGCGCCGTTTCCATCCGAGGCGTCGCTCGCCGACGTCATTGCCGGGAAACCGCAATGTCTTCACGTCCGCACGGAATCCGAGTCGGTCACCAGGCGACACAACAAGACCAGCTCGGCCTTCAGCTACACGTGCGGCCTCTTCTTCCGCCGCAACGAATACCCCTCGCACTTCAGGAATGTGCACTCTGACGTCCAGGCCGGCCTCGGCGGCTGGTTCCTGCAACGTTGCCCCCTGGCATACCTCGGCTGCACTTTCACCCAGACTAGGTTTCACCCGGACGGTCAAACGGCTGAGGTCAAATACCACCACGGCGTCGACAAGCTGGTCATGCGGCCTGACATCCCGTGGGAGCTGCTTGAGGATATCAAAACCTCACATCACCCGGACCATTTGAGCCAACTGCCCCTGGAGATCCTCCAGCATGTCGCCGTATACTTGGACACATTCACCTTGTCGCAGTTGTCACAGGTGTCGCGTCTGATGAGGGAGGTGTGCGCAACCTTGTTGCAGGCGCGAGGGATGGTCTCCCTCAAGTGGGAGAAGAAGACATACTCCCACGGGGGGAGCTCCTGGAAGAGCCGAAAGAAA